In Candidatus Methylacidithermus pantelleriae, a genomic segment contains:
- the alaS gene encoding alanine--tRNA ligase yields the protein MIDHDGDAWESFAASVHVPRLIGIGTKMECPMTSREIRESFLRFFHNRGHTLVPSASLLPDSPNLLFTNAGMNQFVPIFLGQISPPFHPPRAANSQKCIRAGGKHNDLEDVGLDTYHHTFFEMLGNWSFGDYFKKEAIAWAWELLVHQWGFPKERLYATVYRPSPGEPGQFDEESYRHWAQLFQAEGLDPSRHIVFGSKKDNFWMMGETGPCGPCSEIHVDLAPEGKGGPQRVNQGDPHCLEIWNLVFIELDAREDGSFVPLPARHVDTGMGLERVCAIIQGTEKFRRFGQVPDDYQTDLFRPILEELQNLSGHCYEGTLPDPGTRGRTPEQKRDIAFRVIADHIRMLTFAIADGIYPSNEGRGYVVRRVLRRAVRYGEVLGFREPFLHRLVGMVCATLGDAFPEIRRAQPEVEEWICREENNFLRTLAKGMELFRQEVSRKTSALFPAEKAFQLYDTYGFPIDLTQLLAQEEGMEVDLAGFQKLLDEQRRRSQEAQRRVTIEVVDTEPSSPVTEFVGYHTLEARARIVRRKNGRIITDKSPFYAEMGGQVSDVGTLTHQGRSYSVHDVQRRGQALEHWVEPGCPAQEGEEIILAVAQARRLRIEIHHTATHLLHWALREVFGPATRQRGSYVGPDQLRFDFSCPRAPNREELKRVQELVQECIQRDDPVRWVLRPSRDVRNDPTILQFFGEKYGDIVRVVEIGDYSKELCGGTHVRHTGELEWFTITAERAVGAGVRRIEAVAGPALLDVIREELPKREEQYRLWKKRFPELPALDPLEIPDSIRESWQAWERWIQQWEAIRTWLNERDHQKEQNRKRSAKELAQKLLAKVEGKKDEPVVVVHLGEREPGDLLALAQALKSLGWGGMAVLTGHWKGKASLVVLVGKHFRHTFHAGKLVQKLAAAIEGKGGGNQELGQAGGGDPQKLASVVKLTLEELQSQGSFRAVQLEAEIPVFQLQPVKS from the coding sequence ATGATCGATCATGATGGAGACGCATGGGAATCCTTTGCGGCCTCCGTGCATGTGCCACGATTGATTGGGATCGGTACCAAAATGGAGTGCCCCATGACCTCCAGGGAAATTCGAGAGAGTTTTCTTCGTTTTTTTCACAACCGTGGGCATACCCTTGTCCCCTCCGCGTCCCTTTTGCCGGACTCCCCCAATCTCCTTTTTACCAACGCCGGGATGAACCAGTTTGTGCCCATTTTTTTGGGGCAAATATCTCCCCCCTTCCATCCCCCGCGGGCAGCCAATAGCCAGAAGTGCATACGGGCAGGGGGTAAACATAATGATCTGGAAGACGTCGGGCTAGATACTTACCATCACACCTTCTTTGAAATGCTCGGAAACTGGTCCTTCGGGGATTACTTTAAGAAGGAAGCGATTGCCTGGGCATGGGAACTTTTGGTTCACCAATGGGGCTTCCCTAAAGAGCGACTCTACGCGACCGTCTACCGGCCCAGCCCCGGGGAACCGGGGCAATTCGACGAGGAATCCTATCGGCACTGGGCGCAACTGTTCCAAGCGGAAGGGCTGGATCCCAGTCGTCATATCGTCTTTGGGAGTAAAAAAGATAATTTCTGGATGATGGGAGAGACCGGCCCGTGTGGGCCGTGTTCCGAAATCCACGTGGATCTCGCACCAGAGGGCAAGGGGGGGCCTCAGCGAGTCAACCAGGGGGATCCCCATTGCCTTGAGATCTGGAACCTCGTTTTTATCGAGCTTGACGCTCGAGAGGATGGGTCTTTCGTTCCCCTACCTGCTCGCCATGTGGACACGGGTATGGGTTTGGAGCGGGTATGCGCCATCATCCAAGGTACAGAGAAGTTCCGGCGTTTTGGACAGGTCCCCGACGACTACCAGACCGATCTCTTTCGTCCGATCCTGGAAGAGCTCCAAAACCTTAGCGGCCATTGCTACGAAGGCACTTTGCCGGATCCTGGGACCCGGGGAAGAACACCCGAACAGAAACGCGACATCGCTTTCCGGGTGATTGCCGACCACATCCGCATGCTCACCTTTGCCATCGCTGACGGGATCTATCCCAGTAACGAAGGCCGGGGATATGTAGTTCGGAGAGTGCTGCGCCGGGCGGTCCGCTACGGTGAAGTACTGGGCTTTCGAGAACCTTTTCTTCACCGGCTTGTGGGAATGGTTTGCGCCACTTTGGGGGACGCATTTCCCGAAATCCGGAGGGCACAACCGGAAGTGGAGGAGTGGATTTGCCGGGAAGAAAACAATTTTCTGCGAACCTTGGCAAAAGGAATGGAACTTTTCCGCCAGGAGGTGTCCAGGAAAACCTCGGCGCTTTTCCCTGCAGAAAAAGCGTTCCAATTGTACGATACCTACGGGTTTCCCATCGATCTCACGCAGCTTTTGGCCCAAGAGGAAGGGATGGAAGTCGACCTAGCTGGATTTCAGAAACTTTTAGACGAGCAACGCCGACGTTCCCAAGAAGCGCAACGGCGGGTGACAATCGAGGTGGTGGATACCGAACCCTCCTCCCCGGTAACCGAATTTGTCGGCTACCATACCCTGGAAGCCCGCGCGCGGATTGTGCGGAGGAAAAATGGAAGAATCATTACGGACAAAAGCCCCTTTTACGCCGAGATGGGGGGCCAGGTGAGTGATGTGGGGACGCTTACGCACCAGGGACGGAGCTATTCCGTTCATGACGTTCAAAGGAGAGGGCAGGCTCTGGAACATTGGGTCGAACCTGGGTGCCCCGCCCAAGAAGGGGAGGAAATTATCCTTGCAGTGGCCCAGGCTCGACGCTTGCGGATTGAGATCCACCATACGGCTACGCACCTTCTGCACTGGGCTTTGCGGGAGGTTTTTGGCCCGGCAACCCGGCAGCGAGGCTCTTATGTAGGTCCGGACCAGCTTCGATTCGATTTTTCTTGCCCACGGGCCCCGAATCGCGAGGAGCTCAAGCGCGTCCAAGAGCTCGTGCAGGAATGCATCCAACGGGATGACCCAGTTCGATGGGTCCTTCGGCCCTCTCGGGATGTGCGGAATGACCCAACGATCCTGCAATTCTTCGGGGAAAAATACGGGGACATCGTTCGGGTCGTAGAAATCGGGGACTATTCCAAAGAGCTTTGTGGGGGAACCCATGTGCGACATACGGGGGAACTGGAATGGTTTACCATCACAGCTGAGCGGGCCGTCGGTGCCGGCGTCCGAAGGATCGAAGCGGTTGCCGGACCGGCGCTTTTGGATGTCATCCGGGAAGAGCTCCCCAAAAGGGAGGAACAGTACAGACTCTGGAAGAAGCGCTTTCCAGAGCTTCCGGCCCTGGATCCCCTAGAGATCCCCGATTCGATTCGGGAAAGCTGGCAAGCGTGGGAACGATGGATCCAACAGTGGGAAGCTATCCGAACGTGGCTAAACGAGCGAGATCACCAGAAGGAACAGAACCGGAAACGATCCGCAAAGGAACTAGCCCAAAAGCTTCTGGCCAAGGTCGAAGGGAAAAAAGACGAACCGGTTGTGGTCGTACATCTCGGGGAGCGGGAACCTGGAGATCTTCTGGCCCTAGCCCAAGCGTTGAAATCGCTGGGATGGGGAGGCATGGCGGTTCTCACTGGGCACTGGAAAGGAAAAGCCTCCCTGGTCGTACTGGTGGGCAAACATTTTCGGCATACCTTCCATGCGGGGAAGCTGGTTCAAAAACTAGCCGCAGCCATCGAGGGCAAGGGAGGAGGAAACCAAGAGCTGGGCCAGGCCGGGGGTGGTGACCCTCAAAAACTCGCATCCGTAGTCAAGCTCACCCTTGAGGAGCTCCAGTCCCAAGGCAGTTTCCGCGCGGTACAGCTGGAGGCCGAAATCCCCGTTTTCCAGCTGCAACCGGTGAAGAGCTAA